In the genome of Pseudomonas sp. LBUM920, one region contains:
- a CDS encoding heavy metal response regulator transcription factor — MHILVVEDEPKAGNYLLNGLQELGYSVSLARDGVDGLHQALETSFDVIVLDVMMPKMDGWEVLRRLRKEADTPVLFLTARDDIADRIKGLELGADDYLIKPFSFAELVARLRTLTRRGPSREEEQLHIADLQIDVLKRRVTRAGTRITLTNKEFALLHLFATHQDQVLSRSMIASRVWDMNFDSDTNVVDVAVRRLRLKIDDPFQLKLIHSVRGIGYRFDTQP, encoded by the coding sequence ATGCATATCCTCGTAGTCGAAGACGAACCCAAGGCCGGCAATTACCTGCTCAATGGGCTGCAGGAACTGGGTTACTCCGTGAGCCTCGCCCGTGACGGTGTGGACGGGTTGCACCAGGCGCTGGAAACGTCATTCGACGTGATCGTGCTGGATGTGATGATGCCGAAAATGGACGGTTGGGAAGTGCTGCGCCGCCTGCGCAAGGAGGCCGACACGCCGGTACTATTTCTCACCGCCCGCGATGACATTGCCGACCGCATCAAAGGCCTGGAACTGGGTGCCGACGATTACTTGATCAAACCGTTCTCTTTCGCCGAACTGGTCGCGCGTTTGCGCACCTTGACCCGCCGCGGCCCGAGCCGCGAAGAAGAACAGCTGCACATCGCCGACCTGCAAATCGACGTGCTCAAACGCCGTGTCACCCGCGCCGGCACGCGCATTACCCTGACCAATAAAGAGTTCGCCCTGTTGCACCTGTTCGCGACCCATCAGGACCAGGTGCTGTCACGTTCGATGATCGCCTCGCGCGTCTGGGACATGAACTTCGACAGCGACACCAATGTGGTCGACGTCGCCGTGAGGCGCCTGCGCCTGAAAATCGACGACCCGTTCCAGCTCAAGTTAATCCACAGCGTGCGGGGCATTGGCTACCGCTTCGACACCCAGCCATGA
- a CDS encoding heavy metal sensor histidine kinase produces the protein MNSRRHYSLTLRLALIFALLAFALLATLGVALYRELERELIKRDDAALIYRADQLRNLLNDSNTLDLIKTKPELFQNMLGNSESVLSIAAPGQKPLLLVNPGNIEMPNVTPVPKDHELGFSDVHHLPGVNGVPFATVAASIDSGDLGSLQVTTGRLMTERTAMLASYRLSVFILASIAAIILALVGYLLVYRGLLPLRRLAKHAQGIGVGNLAERLDSHGAPKELLPMIDSFNTMLERLAKGFVQLGQVSTDMAHELRTPINNLLGETQVALQQSRSIESYQQLLASNVEELERLARMLDNMLFLARTDPASALRQRQELNAADEVQRMADYFEGLASDVNISILAQGEGVIWAEPMLLRRALANLCANAIKYGAPGSELVIQATPNAEGIRLSVINQGETIPAEHLPRLFERFYRVDESRERSAQSNGLGLSIVATIMQLHNGRYSVTSEGALTCFELIFPRREH, from the coding sequence ATGAACAGCCGCCGCCACTACTCGCTGACCCTGCGCCTGGCGCTGATCTTCGCCCTGCTCGCTTTTGCCCTGCTGGCTACCCTGGGCGTAGCGCTGTACCGCGAGCTTGAGCGTGAACTGATCAAGCGTGACGATGCCGCGCTGATCTATCGCGCCGACCAGTTGCGCAACCTGCTCAACGACAGCAACACCCTGGACCTGATCAAGACCAAGCCGGAACTGTTCCAGAACATGCTGGGCAACAGCGAGTCGGTGCTGAGTATCGCGGCGCCGGGGCAGAAGCCGCTACTGCTGGTCAACCCGGGCAACATCGAAATGCCGAACGTAACGCCCGTGCCAAAGGACCATGAGCTGGGCTTTTCCGACGTGCACCACTTACCTGGTGTAAACGGCGTACCCTTCGCCACCGTGGCCGCCTCGATTGATTCCGGAGACTTGGGAAGCCTGCAAGTCACCACGGGACGTTTGATGACCGAACGCACCGCCATGCTTGCCAGCTATCGCCTGAGCGTATTTATCCTGGCCAGCATCGCGGCAATTATCCTCGCCCTGGTCGGTTACCTGCTGGTGTACCGAGGCCTGCTGCCGCTGCGGCGCCTGGCCAAACACGCCCAAGGCATCGGCGTGGGCAACCTTGCCGAACGACTTGACAGCCACGGTGCACCGAAAGAACTTCTGCCGATGATCGACTCTTTCAACACCATGCTCGAGCGACTGGCCAAGGGCTTTGTGCAACTGGGCCAGGTGTCCACCGACATGGCCCACGAACTGCGCACGCCGATCAACAACCTGCTGGGCGAAACCCAGGTCGCGCTCCAGCAGAGCCGCAGCATCGAAAGCTATCAGCAATTGCTGGCCTCCAATGTCGAAGAGCTCGAACGCCTGGCACGGATGCTCGACAACATGCTGTTTCTCGCCCGCACCGATCCGGCCAGCGCCTTGCGCCAGCGCCAGGAGCTCAATGCGGCGGATGAGGTGCAACGCATGGCTGATTACTTCGAAGGGTTGGCGAGCGATGTGAATATCAGCATCCTCGCGCAGGGCGAAGGCGTGATCTGGGCTGAACCGATGCTGCTGCGCCGGGCGCTGGCAAATCTGTGTGCCAATGCCATCAAATACGGCGCACCCGGTTCGGAGCTGGTGATTCAAGCCACGCCAAACGCCGAAGGCATCCGGCTGAGCGTCATCAATCAGGGAGAAACCATCCCTGCCGAACACCTGCCCAGGCTGTTCGAACGGTTTTATCGGGTGGACGAATCGCGGGAGCGCTCGGCCCAGTCCAACGGGCTGGGTTTATCGATCGTCGCCACCATCATGCAGCTGCATAACGGCCGCTACAGCGTCACCAGTGAAGGCGCATTGACATGTTTTGAGCTGATTTTTCCGAGGCGGGAACACTGA
- the pcp gene encoding pyroglutamyl-peptidase I, which translates to MQTVLLTGFEPFDQDLINPSWEASRQLDGVRLSEDVHIVARRLPCAFATAGACLTRLIAEFDPVMVIATGLAPGRSDFSMERVAINVNDARIPDNLGAQPVDTPVVVGGPAAYFTTLPIKAMVKAVREAGIAASVSQTAGTFVCNQVFYQLQHALAGTAIRSGFIHVPPSLPEQVSGAAQPSMALVTMVEGLRVALQTAWDTPVDIVQTGGQVS; encoded by the coding sequence ATGCAAACTGTGTTGCTGACGGGCTTCGAGCCCTTTGACCAGGACCTGATCAACCCGTCCTGGGAGGCCTCGCGCCAGTTGGACGGCGTGCGACTGAGTGAAGACGTGCACATTGTCGCGCGTCGACTGCCCTGTGCGTTTGCCACGGCCGGGGCGTGCCTGACGCGATTGATCGCTGAATTTGACCCGGTGATGGTGATTGCCACAGGCCTCGCCCCCGGTCGTAGCGATTTCTCCATGGAACGGGTGGCGATCAACGTGAACGACGCACGCATCCCTGACAATTTGGGGGCACAACCGGTCGATACCCCAGTGGTGGTCGGAGGGCCGGCCGCCTATTTCACGACCTTGCCGATCAAAGCGATGGTCAAGGCTGTGCGCGAGGCCGGGATCGCGGCGTCGGTTTCACAGACGGCGGGGACCTTTGTGTGTAATCAGGTGTTTTACCAGTTGCAGCATGCCCTAGCCGGCACGGCGATACGCAGTGGCTTTATCCACGTTCCCCCCAGCCTGCCGGAGCAGGTTTCTGGTGCGGCGCAGCCTTCGATGGCGCTGGTGACAATGGTTGAAGGTTTGCGGGTTGCGCTACAGACGGCGTGGGACACGCCGGTGGATATCGTGCAAACCGGTGGGCAGGTCAGCTGA
- a CDS encoding DUF979 domain-containing protein → MIISIEYLYWLAGVLLLITAGMILLDRTHPKRWSTALFWLLFAVPFLVGERLPSVVIGVGVVVMALIAGLGGVGRGKPAELHDKASRASAGRLGHKLFIPALAIPLTTVIGSVLLKHTEIGGVPLLDPKNTTFVSLGIGCLIALGLACWLTRDTPVQALRESRRLTEALGWAMVLPQMLAMLGLLFNEAGVGTAVAHVTTTYINLDFKWVAVMVYVLGMALFTVIMGNGFAAFPVMTGGVGVPVLVGVYGGNPAVMAAIGMFSGYCGTLMTPMAANFNIVPAALLELPDKNAVIKAQLPTALMMLVVNIVLLYLLM, encoded by the coding sequence ATGATCATCTCCATTGAGTACCTGTACTGGCTTGCCGGTGTGCTATTGCTGATAACTGCGGGAATGATCCTGCTGGATCGCACCCATCCCAAACGCTGGTCGACTGCGCTGTTCTGGCTCTTGTTTGCTGTGCCGTTCCTGGTGGGGGAGCGCCTGCCGTCGGTGGTCATTGGTGTTGGCGTGGTGGTGATGGCGCTGATCGCAGGCTTGGGTGGCGTCGGCCGCGGCAAGCCTGCCGAACTGCATGACAAGGCCTCCCGCGCGAGTGCCGGGCGCCTGGGGCATAAACTGTTTATTCCCGCGCTGGCCATTCCCCTGACCACCGTGATTGGCTCGGTGTTGCTCAAACACACCGAGATCGGTGGCGTACCGCTGCTGGACCCGAAAAACACCACCTTTGTATCCTTGGGTATCGGCTGCCTGATCGCCCTCGGCCTGGCTTGCTGGCTGACCCGCGACACACCGGTGCAAGCCTTGCGTGAATCCCGACGCCTGACCGAGGCCCTCGGCTGGGCCATGGTGTTGCCGCAGATGCTTGCAATGCTGGGGCTATTGTTTAATGAAGCCGGGGTGGGCACGGCCGTTGCGCATGTCACCACTACCTACATCAACCTCGATTTCAAGTGGGTGGCGGTGATGGTCTACGTGTTGGGCATGGCGCTGTTCACTGTGATCATGGGTAACGGTTTTGCGGCGTTTCCGGTGATGACCGGCGGTGTCGGCGTACCGGTGTTGGTGGGCGTGTATGGCGGTAATCCGGCGGTGATGGCGGCGATCGGCATGTTCTCCGGTTATTGCGGTACGTTGATGACGCCCATGGCTGCCAACTTCAATATCGTCCCGGCGGCGTTGCTGGAGTTGCCAGACAAAAACGCGGTGATCAAGGCTCAACTGCCGACTGCGTTGATGATGCTGGTGGTCAATATCGTGCTGCTCTACCTGTTGATGTGA
- a CDS encoding DUF969 domain-containing protein, with translation MQTVVNLWPLIGVLVIVVGFVLRFNPLLVVTAAAIATGLAAHFPLEKILASMGEGFLQTRALQLILLLPLAVIGLLERHGLRLHAQNWIARFERATVGRLLIIYLFVRESTAAMGLTSLGGHPQMVRPLLAPMAEGAAEKRYGKLPDRLRHKVLAMCAATDNVGLFFGEDIFVAFGAIALMHTFLLGSGIDVEPLHIAVWGIPTAICAFIIHAIRLHRFDRRLTRDMTPAATPVEAAQ, from the coding sequence ATGCAAACTGTTGTGAACCTATGGCCGTTGATCGGCGTACTTGTCATCGTGGTTGGCTTCGTCTTGCGCTTCAATCCGCTGTTGGTGGTTACCGCCGCTGCCATCGCCACCGGGCTGGCAGCCCACTTCCCGCTGGAAAAAATCCTCGCCAGCATGGGCGAAGGTTTCCTTCAGACCCGCGCGCTGCAACTGATCCTGTTATTGCCCCTGGCTGTCATTGGCCTGCTGGAGCGCCATGGCCTGCGCTTGCATGCGCAAAACTGGATCGCGCGTTTCGAGCGAGCCACAGTGGGGCGCCTGTTGATCATCTACCTGTTTGTGCGCGAGTCCACCGCCGCCATGGGCCTGACCAGCCTGGGCGGCCATCCGCAAATGGTGCGGCCGCTGCTGGCGCCCATGGCCGAAGGGGCGGCGGAGAAACGCTACGGCAAGCTGCCGGACAGGTTGCGCCACAAAGTGCTGGCCATGTGTGCGGCAACCGATAACGTCGGGCTGTTTTTCGGTGAGGACATCTTTGTCGCCTTTGGTGCGATCGCGCTGATGCACACCTTCCTGTTGGGTTCGGGGATTGATGTGGAGCCACTGCACATTGCCGTGTGGGGCATCCCGACGGCGATTTGCGCCTTTATCATCCATGCCATTCGCCTGCACCGGTTTGATCGCAGGCTTACGCGCGACATGACGCCCGCCGCCACGCCGGTGGAGGCTGCACAATGA
- a CDS encoding GNAT family N-acetyltransferase has translation MEVAMEVSFDVTAQEREAILKPLRAYNLGHTGNMAFETVGILLRDPATQDVVGGLYGKISYGWLFIELLSIPDQMRTQGTGTRLMRAAEDLARERQCVGIWLDTFSFQAPGFYRKLGFSEFGHIADYPAGHQRHFFQKRLG, from the coding sequence ATGGAAGTGGCAATGGAAGTGTCGTTCGACGTAACGGCGCAGGAGCGTGAGGCCATCCTCAAACCGCTGAGGGCTTACAACCTTGGTCACACGGGCAACATGGCGTTCGAAACCGTCGGGATTTTGTTGCGAGACCCCGCCACGCAAGACGTTGTCGGTGGCCTTTATGGAAAAATTTCCTACGGGTGGTTGTTCATTGAGCTGTTGAGCATCCCGGATCAGATGCGTACCCAAGGTACCGGCACGCGTTTGATGCGCGCCGCCGAAGACCTGGCCCGTGAACGGCAATGTGTTGGCATTTGGCTGGACACCTTCAGCTTTCAGGCGCCGGGGTTTTATCGAAAGCTGGGCTTCAGTGAATTTGGCCATATTGCTGATTACCCGGCGGGTCACCAGCGGCATTTTTTCCAGAAACGCCTCGGCTGA
- a CDS encoding ROK family transcriptional regulator produces MKTPQNKRTLTTGTNAEHARLHNRRVILEAIRQNGRLTRADLTRLTSLTAQTISNIVTELHEEGVLLAHAAEKGGRGQPPVPLSLNPDGGYSIGFHIEQHRIIGVLLDLLGQTVAQVTLTVSYPTFEQALPLVLDAVKGFRQQRPAGRFLGVGIALPGPFSVEGMTAVGPTAMSGWDEPDIAERLQGETGLAVLIENDATAATMGERLYGIASELTNFVHLFIGSGLGAGLYLDNRLYSGHWHNAGEIGHMTVIPGGKACSCGNQGCLERYISIAALLEHLGLPAEHDFCAWDANDQALDANVEVWLAEAAPALRQAINILESVLDPQTILISGFLPEAILARLITRLEPLSRSVSSRAERQYPRIQMGAAGQDAVALGAAALMILAEISPDYEALLKPQ; encoded by the coding sequence ATGAAAACGCCTCAGAACAAACGCACGCTCACCACTGGCACGAATGCCGAACACGCCCGGTTGCACAACCGTCGGGTGATTCTCGAGGCCATCCGCCAGAACGGCCGGCTGACCCGCGCCGACCTCACGCGGCTCACCTCGCTGACCGCGCAGACCATTTCCAATATCGTCACCGAGTTGCACGAAGAAGGCGTCCTGCTCGCTCATGCGGCCGAGAAGGGTGGGCGAGGCCAACCGCCGGTGCCGTTGTCGCTGAACCCCGACGGTGGTTATTCCATCGGCTTTCATATCGAACAGCACCGCATCATCGGCGTGCTGCTTGATCTGCTTGGGCAGACGGTGGCTCAAGTCACGCTGACCGTCAGCTACCCAACGTTCGAGCAGGCATTACCGTTGGTGCTGGACGCGGTGAAAGGTTTTCGGCAGCAGAGGCCGGCCGGGCGCTTTCTGGGTGTGGGCATTGCCCTGCCGGGCCCTTTCAGTGTCGAAGGCATGACGGCGGTCGGGCCGACGGCGATGTCCGGCTGGGACGAGCCGGATATCGCTGAGCGCTTGCAGGGGGAAACCGGCCTGGCGGTACTGATAGAAAACGATGCCACGGCGGCGACCATGGGTGAGCGCCTGTATGGCATCGCCAGCGAGCTGACGAATTTTGTGCACCTGTTTATCGGCAGCGGTCTTGGTGCCGGTTTGTACCTGGATAACCGCCTGTATTCCGGCCACTGGCACAATGCTGGTGAGATCGGGCACATGACGGTGATTCCGGGTGGCAAGGCGTGTTCCTGCGGTAACCAAGGGTGCCTGGAGCGCTACATCTCCATTGCCGCACTGTTGGAGCACCTGGGCCTGCCGGCCGAGCATGACTTCTGCGCGTGGGACGCCAACGATCAGGCGCTGGACGCAAACGTAGAGGTTTGGCTGGCGGAAGCGGCGCCGGCGTTGCGCCAGGCGATCAACATCCTGGAGTCAGTGCTTGACCCGCAGACCATCCTGATCAGCGGCTTTTTGCCTGAGGCCATCCTTGCCCGCCTGATAACCCGCCTTGAGCCATTGAGCCGTTCCGTCAGTAGCCGTGCCGAACGCCAGTACCCGCGCATTCAAATGGGGGCCGCAGGGCAGGACGCAGTGGCATTGGGGGCGGCAGCCTTGATGATCCTGGCGGAGATCAGCCCGGATTACGAGGCGCTGCTCAAGCCGCAGTAA
- a CDS encoding APC family permease: MSTLTPVDPDLPNSKRKIGLFPAITLNMSQMCGVGPFITIPAMIVIMGGPQAYLGWILGALLALCDGLVWAELGASLPGAGGTYVYLREAFGKRTGKLLPFLFVWTAMLFIPLIMSTGIIGFVQYLTWFWPDMSQTVGNLIGLVVIWLIIVMLWRKIESIAKLSIVLWVIMLISIGALIAAALSNFHADLAFTFPEGAFNLADSGFWFGMAGGLTIGIYDYLGYNTSAYLAGEVEQPGRVIPKSIILSIVGILVIYLVMQVGVLGVVDWHRMLDPESAAYKSVASVVLSETWGSTAAGIVTVLILITAVASVFAGLLGGSRVPFEAAKDNVFFNAFSKTHPKHEFPTWGILSMGALTSVGFMIGRLTDLNTLIQLLTTVMILVQSVAQIVSLLVLRKTKPHLARPYKMWLYPVPALIALLGWVYIYMASNHNAPGAYPIQWSLVWVLAGSVAYLFWARVQRLWPFNK; the protein is encoded by the coding sequence ATGAGCACGCTGACACCCGTTGACCCGGATTTACCCAACAGCAAACGCAAAATCGGTCTATTCCCCGCCATCACCCTGAACATGAGCCAGATGTGCGGCGTGGGCCCCTTTATCACCATCCCGGCAATGATCGTAATCATGGGTGGCCCCCAGGCCTACCTGGGCTGGATCCTTGGCGCCCTGCTGGCCCTGTGTGACGGGCTGGTCTGGGCCGAACTCGGTGCGTCATTGCCAGGTGCCGGCGGCACTTATGTTTATCTGCGTGAGGCGTTCGGCAAACGAACCGGCAAGCTGCTGCCGTTTCTGTTCGTCTGGACGGCGATGCTGTTCATTCCGCTGATCATGTCCACCGGCATCATCGGATTTGTGCAATACCTGACCTGGTTTTGGCCCGACATGAGCCAGACCGTCGGCAACCTGATCGGCCTGGTGGTGATCTGGCTGATCATCGTGATGCTGTGGCGCAAGATCGAGTCCATTGCCAAGTTGAGCATCGTGTTGTGGGTGATCATGCTGATCAGCATCGGCGCGCTGATTGCCGCCGCACTGTCCAATTTCCACGCCGACCTGGCGTTCACCTTCCCCGAAGGCGCGTTCAACCTGGCCGACAGCGGTTTCTGGTTTGGCATGGCCGGCGGGTTGACCATCGGCATCTATGACTACCTGGGTTACAACACCTCGGCGTACCTGGCCGGTGAAGTCGAACAACCGGGCCGGGTGATTCCCAAGTCGATCATTCTGTCGATCGTCGGCATCCTGGTCATCTACCTGGTGATGCAAGTCGGCGTATTGGGCGTGGTCGACTGGCACCGCATGCTCGACCCCGAATCCGCCGCCTACAAGTCGGTAGCCTCGGTGGTACTCAGCGAAACCTGGGGCAGTACGGCCGCCGGGATCGTCACCGTGCTGATACTGATCACCGCAGTCGCCTCGGTATTTGCCGGCTTGCTCGGCGGCTCCCGCGTGCCCTTCGAAGCCGCCAAGGACAACGTGTTCTTCAACGCCTTCAGCAAGACCCATCCCAAGCATGAGTTCCCTACCTGGGGCATCTTGAGCATGGGCGCGCTGACTTCCGTGGGCTTCATGATCGGGCGACTGACCGATTTGAATACCCTGATTCAACTGCTGACCACGGTGATGATCCTGGTGCAGTCAGTGGCGCAGATCGTCTCGTTGCTGGTGCTGCGCAAAACCAAACCGCACCTGGCCCGGCCTTACAAAATGTGGCTCTACCCGGTGCCTGCGCTCATCGCGCTGCTGGGCTGGGTGTATATCTACATGGCGTCCAACCACAACGCGCCCGGCGCCTACCCCATCCAATGGTCGCTGGTCTGGGTGCTGGCCGGCAGCGTGGCTTATCTGTTCTGGGCGCGTGTTCAGCGACTATGGCCCTTTAACAAGTGA
- a CDS encoding ROK family protein — translation MHESVRSTGATAPRQGLLLAIDVGGTKTQVACYDTARQRMNTRILATHADGLSGTPALHRILAAARDCVTEWGNAPVLSVAAVFPGVVRGPTLLMAPNTPGFEGLDLHSSIAQAFGNVPVSLDNDVKAGALAEVRWGSLAGIDNAIYLNLGTGLSAAAIANGRLIRGHNGAAMEIGYLLSPFLNPEHPDQWATYQSGNAPLEELFSGNALSQLAGEMLGHGHHAQDLFTSADPAVRKALALRIAACTVHIANLAVALDVERIVIGGGLYRQAALLAPLIETLIQRAVPFPPTLAAAHFTHDAPLWGALSMAMDAAGLNALAQQLIAAGKTLDAPGV, via the coding sequence ATGCATGAATCAGTCAGATCAACGGGCGCTACGGCGCCCCGGCAAGGCTTGCTGCTGGCGATTGACGTGGGCGGCACCAAGACTCAGGTCGCCTGCTACGACACCGCCCGCCAGCGCATGAACACGCGGATTCTCGCCACCCATGCCGACGGTTTGTCCGGCACGCCCGCCCTGCATCGCATCCTCGCGGCCGCGCGCGATTGTGTGACCGAATGGGGCAACGCCCCGGTGTTGAGCGTGGCGGCGGTATTCCCCGGTGTGGTGCGCGGCCCGACGTTGCTGATGGCGCCCAACACACCGGGGTTCGAAGGGCTCGACCTGCACTCGTCGATTGCCCAAGCATTCGGCAACGTCCCCGTGAGCCTCGATAACGACGTCAAGGCCGGCGCCCTGGCCGAAGTGCGCTGGGGGTCGCTGGCGGGTATTGATAACGCGATCTACCTGAACCTCGGTACCGGGCTTTCCGCTGCAGCCATCGCCAATGGCAGGTTGATCCGTGGGCATAACGGCGCAGCCATGGAAATCGGCTACCTGTTGTCGCCGTTTCTGAACCCGGAGCACCCTGATCAATGGGCGACCTATCAGAGCGGCAACGCACCGCTGGAGGAGCTGTTCTCCGGCAATGCCCTCAGCCAGCTGGCGGGTGAAATGCTGGGACACGGGCATCACGCCCAGGACCTGTTTACCAGCGCTGACCCCGCCGTGCGCAAGGCCTTGGCGCTGCGCATCGCCGCTTGTACGGTGCACATCGCCAACCTCGCCGTGGCGCTGGACGTCGAGCGTATCGTGATTGGCGGCGGCCTCTACCGCCAGGCGGCGCTGTTGGCGCCGTTGATCGAAACGCTGATCCAGCGCGCGGTGCCCTTCCCACCCACCCTCGCCGCTGCGCACTTCACCCACGATGCGCCCCTGTGGGGCGCCTTGAGCATGGCGATGGACGCGGCCGGGCTGAACGCCCTTGCGCAGCAACTGATCGCGGCCGGCAAGACCCTCGACGCGCCAGGAGTTTAA
- a CDS encoding SIS domain-containing protein, whose product MMSLMLSETLSIPAIVQRMLEDDSAIHALTRQWAQTLPELMITVARGSSDHAAAYFSYALMSQVGIPSVSIPLSLVSLQQPPLRLKNSWVAAFSQSGKSPDLIDSVHYLHQRGAHSVALVNTAGSPLAAMSEHEILLPAGLEQSVAATKSYVAMLMAGAQAVASLADALAIDTGLSEALQHLPGHLHNAAAEDWSPLLGMLTNADKMIVIGRGAALPIAQEAALKLKETSGIQAEAFSSAEVRHGPMEIIEEGYPVLVFAPSGPEQPGTLAFAAEMRARGARVLVVAPRGTVCEGLLPSVPTAHALLEPFTMIQGFYLSAAQLAVARGRNPDQPRYLKKVTQTR is encoded by the coding sequence ATCATGTCATTGATGTTGAGTGAGACCTTGTCCATCCCGGCGATCGTGCAACGCATGCTCGAGGATGACAGCGCGATCCATGCGCTGACCCGGCAATGGGCGCAAACGCTGCCCGAGTTGATGATCACCGTCGCGCGCGGCAGCTCCGACCATGCCGCCGCGTATTTCAGCTATGCACTGATGAGTCAGGTCGGCATCCCCAGCGTGTCGATTCCCCTGTCACTGGTCAGCTTGCAACAACCGCCGCTGCGTTTGAAGAACAGCTGGGTCGCGGCATTTTCCCAGTCCGGCAAAAGCCCCGACCTGATTGACAGCGTGCATTACCTGCATCAGCGCGGCGCGCATTCGGTGGCGCTGGTCAACACCGCCGGCTCACCGCTGGCAGCCATGAGCGAGCATGAAATCCTGCTGCCTGCCGGCCTGGAACAGAGTGTGGCCGCCACCAAAAGCTACGTGGCGATGTTAATGGCCGGCGCCCAGGCGGTCGCCAGCCTGGCAGATGCGCTGGCCATCGACACCGGACTGAGCGAGGCTCTGCAACACTTGCCGGGCCACCTGCATAACGCTGCTGCCGAGGACTGGTCGCCACTGCTTGGCATGCTCACAAACGCCGACAAAATGATTGTGATCGGTCGCGGCGCGGCGTTGCCGATAGCCCAGGAGGCCGCGCTGAAACTCAAGGAAACTTCCGGCATCCAGGCTGAAGCTTTTTCCAGCGCGGAAGTGCGCCATGGCCCGATGGAGATCATCGAAGAGGGCTACCCGGTGCTGGTCTTCGCGCCCAGCGGCCCGGAGCAACCGGGCACTCTGGCTTTTGCCGCGGAAATGCGCGCCCGCGGTGCCCGCGTGCTGGTGGTGGCTCCGCGCGGTACGGTTTGCGAAGGCCTGTTGCCCAGCGTGCCGACCGCACATGCGCTACTGGAGCCCTTCACGATGATTCAAGGGTTCTATCTGAGCGCAGCGCAGCTGGCTGTGGCGCGCGGGCGCAATCCGGATCAGCCGCGGTATTTGAAGAAGGTGACGCAGACGCGGTAA